A region of Papilio machaon chromosome 22, ilPapMach1.1, whole genome shotgun sequence DNA encodes the following proteins:
- the LOC106720844 gene encoding small integral membrane protein 20: protein MSSLKGWRYTVFIGGFVGLIGLALYPIAVSPMMDASEYKKIQKETRKNIRIEDVQPGNMNVWSDPFGRKKADSE, encoded by the exons ATGTCGTCTCTTAAAGGTTGGAGGTACACAGTATTCATTGGGGGATTTGTTGGTTTAATAGGACTAGCATTATATCCCATAGCAGTGAGCCCTATGATGGATGCATCAGAATACA aaaaaatcCAGAAGGAaactagaaaaaatattaggaTAGAAGATGTGCAGCCAGGCA atatgaATGTTTGGTCAGATCCATTTGGACGTAAGAAAGCAGATAGTgaataa